Proteins encoded in a region of the Bacillota bacterium genome:
- a CDS encoding transposase domain-containing protein — protein SAKENGLKPYEYIKYLLEQLPNATSSDLERFMPWSPEIPDYCCTQKKN, from the coding sequence ATCGGCTAAGGAAAACGGGTTGAAACCTTACGAGTATATCAAATATCTGCTTGAGCAACTGCCCAACGCAACTTCCAGTGACCTCGAACGGTTCATGCCCTGGTCTCCCGAAATCCCCGACTATTGCTGTACACAGAAGAAAAACTAA
- a CDS encoding ADP-ribosylglycohydrolase → MLGAIIGDIVGSRFEWNNNRSKQFEFLTYKCSVTDDSIMSLAIAKALLESKADYSDLSENAVKYMQEIGRHYPDCGYGGQFRKWIFSDDPKPYGSYGNGAAMRVSACGFVGNSLEETKQLSKAVTIVTHNHPEGLKGAEATAVAIFLARTGKSLLEIRDYITKNYYSLDFTLDGIRDNYEFNESCQDTVPQALEAFFESKNFEDAIRNAISIGGDSDTLAAITGGIAEAYYGIPTEIRKHALTFLDERLLKILVEFENKYPSKMEKLNAVGSVGIERSKET, encoded by the coding sequence ATGCTAGGAGCAATTATCGGGGACATCGTCGGTTCCCGTTTTGAATGGAATAATAACAGGAGCAAACAGTTTGAATTCCTGACTTATAAATGTAGCGTTACAGATGACTCTATCATGTCTTTGGCAATAGCGAAGGCTTTGTTAGAAAGCAAAGCAGATTACAGTGATTTGTCTGAGAATGCTGTAAAATATATGCAGGAAATCGGAAGGCATTATCCTGATTGTGGATATGGTGGACAATTCAGAAAGTGGATATTTTCGGATGATCCTAAGCCCTATGGTAGTTATGGAAATGGCGCTGCAATGCGTGTCAGCGCTTGTGGCTTCGTTGGCAACAGCCTAGAAGAAACTAAACAGCTATCGAAAGCAGTGACTATTGTAACTCATAATCACCCAGAAGGATTAAAAGGTGCAGAAGCTACAGCGGTTGCTATTTTTCTCGCACGTACTGGAAAAAGTCTACTTGAGATTCGTGACTACATAACGAAGAACTATTATTCGCTGGATTTTACACTTGATGGAATTCGAGACAACTATGAGTTTAACGAAAGCTGCCAAGATACAGTGCCTCAAGCATTGGAAGCTTTCTTTGAATCAAAGAATTTTGAAGATGCAATTCGAAATGCTATATCGATTGGGGGCGACAGTGATACACTTGCGGCTATTACAGGGGGTATCGCAGAAGCGTACTATGGTATACCGACAGAGATAAGGAAACATGCACTTACCTTCCTTGATGAGCGGTTGCTTAAGATATTGGTGGAGTTTGAAAACAAATATCCATCAAAGATGGAAAAACTCAATGCCGTCGGTAGTGTTGGCATTGAGAGGAGCAAAGAAACGTAA
- a CDS encoding restriction endonuclease subunit M/S, which yields MTNATFEYMDLLRGYMGIDSYISAALLVAETKEECQSRNMSDSSEERIYEMMLTVADRLNIGNPFKDKLQFARVYKAYSDFEEDFDWETMMAKTARGYGYLTVSNALYKEYSNHFKFDANTVLIAEGEKFIPNLKKLVDEHPGRNFTITTENAISFHVLSRIFAGYENVEILNTSIYKYGFTNNRYDLIFSVPNFGTRNLAEDENFMCRDQDAVALENLLLHTTVDGELVITMPARITYGQGKVGELRRFVQQTYRIKELAELPEGTFEGTGIKTYFINIINSKPGNDDIIVRRYKADKRKNKRDTASELIIDEETFVLSDELEELGDWNINKIFSQQDEEWLKFQESSVRRTALGDVAEIFRGKSVTKKDPTGNIGVVNISNIGEYDIDYDGLDHLDEEERKVMNYLLKEGDILIPARGTAIRTAIFHEQSYPCIASSNVIVIRPEPKMLNSTYLKLFLDSPLGEKMINGVQQGITIINISYKDLKSLEIPLPPIEEQQQKADEYIRELTIYKDTIAAAKKRWNEVLDKLRDF from the coding sequence ATGACTAACGCGACCTTTGAGTATATGGATCTTCTCAGGGGATACATGGGAATAGACTCCTATATCTCTGCTGCACTTCTTGTAGCTGAAACTAAGGAAGAGTGTCAGAGTAGAAATATGTCAGACAGTTCGGAAGAACGCATCTACGAGATGATGCTGACAGTAGCTGATAGACTTAATATAGGTAACCCGTTTAAAGATAAGTTGCAATTTGCAAGAGTATATAAGGCATACAGCGATTTCGAGGAAGATTTTGATTGGGAAACGATGATGGCAAAGACCGCTAGAGGATATGGATACTTGACCGTGTCAAATGCCCTTTATAAAGAATATAGCAACCACTTTAAGTTCGATGCTAATACGGTTCTCATTGCTGAAGGCGAGAAATTCATTCCTAATTTAAAAAAGCTTGTTGACGAACATCCTGGCCGCAACTTTACCATCACAACCGAAAACGCAATCAGCTTTCATGTTTTAAGTAGAATTTTTGCTGGATATGAGAACGTGGAGATATTGAATACCTCCATATATAAGTATGGTTTTACAAACAACCGTTACGACCTCATATTTTCTGTCCCGAACTTTGGTACTAGAAACCTTGCAGAAGATGAGAATTTCATGTGTAGAGATCAAGATGCTGTCGCACTCGAAAACCTGCTTCTTCATACAACCGTTGACGGCGAGCTTGTAATTACAATGCCTGCAAGAATCACATATGGTCAAGGAAAGGTTGGCGAGCTTAGAAGATTTGTTCAGCAAACTTATCGCATTAAAGAACTTGCTGAACTTCCGGAAGGAACTTTTGAAGGCACCGGTATCAAGACATACTTTATAAATATCATTAACTCTAAACCGGGTAATGATGACATAATAGTTCGTCGCTATAAAGCTGATAAGCGTAAAAATAAGCGTGACACAGCTTCAGAACTTATTATTGATGAAGAAACATTCGTTTTGTCTGATGAACTCGAAGAGCTTGGTGACTGGAACATAAACAAAATATTCTCACAGCAGGATGAAGAATGGCTGAAATTCCAAGAGTCTTCTGTACGAAGAACAGCTTTGGGCGATGTTGCGGAAATCTTCCGCGGAAAATCAGTAACGAAAAAAGACCCGACAGGAAACATTGGAGTTGTAAATATTTCTAATATCGGTGAGTACGACATCGACTATGACGGTCTCGATCATTTAGATGAGGAAGAGCGTAAGGTTATGAACTATCTGCTGAAAGAAGGTGACATACTAATTCCGGCAAGAGGCACTGCAATTAGAACAGCAATTTTCCATGAGCAGAGTTATCCTTGTATTGCCTCATCAAATGTCATTGTTATTCGCCCAGAGCCGAAGATGCTCAACAGCACTTACTTGAAGCTGTTCTTGGACAGTCCACTTGGTGAAAAGATGATAAACGGAGTTCAGCAAGGAATTACAATCATAAACATCAGCTATAAAGATCTTAAGTCGTTAGAAATCCCTCTTCCTCCTATTGAGGAACAACAGCAAAAAGCTGATGAATATATACGCGAGTTGACAATCTATAAAGATACCATCGCAGCAGCTAAAAAGCGCTGGAATGAGGTCTTAGATAAGCTAAGAGATTTTTAA
- the msrA gene encoding peptide-methionine (S)-S-oxide reductase MsrA: protein MKMAQATLGGGCFWCLEAIFSELEGVIKVQSGYSGGTTINPTYEEVCTDTTGHAEVVQITFDPETISYANLLRVFFSIHDPTTLNRQGNDVGTQYRSVIFYHDEEQAQIARGIMEEVADNFDAPIVTELVPLDKFYPAEEYHRDYFARNPAQPYCAMVIAPKVAKFRRQYLDRLKKRS from the coding sequence ATGAAAATGGCACAGGCGACCTTGGGCGGTGGGTGCTTTTGGTGTCTGGAGGCTATCTTTTCGGAACTGGAGGGAGTGATTAAGGTACAAAGCGGCTACAGTGGTGGCACCACAATCAATCCCACCTACGAGGAAGTATGTACCGATACAACGGGCCATGCGGAAGTGGTGCAGATCACCTTTGACCCGGAGACGATTAGTTATGCAAACCTTTTACGTGTCTTCTTTTCGATCCATGATCCCACCACCCTCAATCGACAGGGAAATGACGTGGGTACCCAGTATCGTTCGGTGATCTTCTACCATGATGAGGAACAGGCCCAAATTGCCCGTGGGATTATGGAGGAAGTGGCGGACAATTTTGATGCACCGATTGTCACCGAGCTTGTTCCCTTGGACAAGTTCTACCCCGCGGAAGAATACCATCGTGATTACTTTGCACGCAACCCAGCACAGCCCTATTGTGCCATGGTCATCGCCCCGAAAGTTGCGAAGTTTCGGCGGCAGTACTTAGATCGGCTGAAGAAACGTTCATAG
- a CDS encoding cation transporter: MTKWLLRRFVKEEDSIMVPEVRTTLGSVTSWIGILCNVLLVIGKIVVGLLSGSVAVVADAMNNFLDAAGSIISLVGFRMSSKKADKEHPFGHGRYEYLSGLAVAVLVLVVGIELGKDSIRELVNPTPIHFGLWGFFVLAAAVVLKLWLFFFYRSMGEAIDSTALKAAATDSLGDVLATAAVFLSAVVSQFTPYNLDGWAGLGVAVVIVYHGVKLIKETLDPLLGTPPSKELVEYIHGKIARYKYVLNSHDLIVHDYGPGRCFASVHVEMSSDVDALLAHEVIDRIERDFLKEDNIHLIIHYDPVATSQNKAKA, from the coding sequence ATGACAAAATGGCTGCTACGCCGTTTTGTAAAAGAAGAGGATAGTATCATGGTTCCCGAGGTCCGGACCACCTTGGGTAGCGTCACCAGTTGGATTGGGATATTATGTAACGTGTTGCTGGTGATTGGGAAGATCGTGGTGGGGCTTCTTTCGGGCAGTGTGGCAGTGGTTGCCGATGCAATGAACAACTTCCTTGATGCTGCAGGTTCCATCATTTCCCTGGTGGGCTTTCGCATGTCATCGAAGAAGGCCGATAAGGAGCATCCCTTCGGGCACGGCCGTTACGAGTACCTTTCGGGACTGGCCGTGGCGGTACTGGTGTTAGTGGTGGGCATTGAGTTGGGGAAAGATAGTATTCGCGAGCTGGTGAACCCCACGCCCATCCATTTCGGTCTGTGGGGATTTTTTGTACTAGCGGCTGCGGTGGTCCTGAAACTTTGGTTGTTCTTTTTTTACCGCAGCATGGGAGAGGCGATCGATTCTACCGCCCTCAAAGCTGCAGCGACCGATAGTTTAGGGGATGTGCTGGCTACGGCCGCGGTTTTCCTTTCGGCGGTGGTGTCCCAGTTTACGCCATACAACCTGGATGGTTGGGCGGGTCTGGGAGTGGCAGTGGTGATTGTGTATCACGGTGTCAAATTGATCAAAGAAACCCTCGATCCGCTGCTGGGAACACCGCCTTCAAAGGAACTGGTGGAGTATATCCACGGAAAGATTGCCAGGTATAAATATGTGTTGAACAGCCATGACTTGATTGTCCATGATTATGGCCCCGGTCGCTGTTTTGCCAGCGTCCACGTGGAGATGTCCAGCGACGTCGATGCTTTGTTGGCCCATGAAGTCATTGACCGTATAGAGCGGGACTTCCTAAAAGAAGATAATATCCATTTGATTATCCACTACGATCCCGTGGCCACTTCCCAGAACAAAGCGAAAGCCTAA
- a CDS encoding dinitrogenase iron-molybdenum cofactor biosynthesis protein, which yields MKIAVTTQGTNLNSPLAPRFGRCPYFIIYDEKGPFDVVENSGAPVGGGAGLRAAELLSEQGVEVVLTGSVGPHAQRGLETAGIQVYIQTGGTVEESIAAYIEGKGSCELKG from the coding sequence ATGAAGATTGCGGTAACTACCCAGGGGACGAACTTAAACTCCCCGTTGGCCCCCCGCTTTGGCCGTTGTCCCTATTTTATCATCTATGATGAAAAGGGCCCTTTTGACGTGGTGGAGAACAGTGGTGCCCCAGTGGGTGGCGGTGCGGGCCTCAGGGCCGCAGAGCTTTTAAGTGAACAGGGGGTGGAAGTGGTGCTGACGGGCAGCGTGGGCCCCCATGCCCAACGTGGTCTGGAGACTGCTGGAATTCAGGTCTACATCCAAACCGGGGGTACCGTGGAGGAGTCCATTGCTGCTTACATAGAGGGTAAAGGATCTTGCGAGCTAAAGGGGTGA
- a CDS encoding DUF5320 domain-containing protein, which yields MPRGDGTGPRGFGPLTGRGAGYCAGYPVPGCVHPYPRGGWGYGRGYRWRYYATGVPAWVRGTPAPWGYGAPGYLEEPVEEKELLKHDVAMLEKQLKKMRARLKELEEQQQEDEE from the coding sequence ATGCCAAGAGGTGATGGTACAGGCCCCCGGGGTTTTGGTCCCCTAACCGGTAGGGGGGCGGGTTACTGTGCTGGTTATCCGGTGCCGGGTTGTGTCCATCCCTATCCGCGGGGAGGTTGGGGTTACGGCCGGGGATACCGTTGGCGGTACTATGCCACAGGGGTTCCCGCTTGGGTCCGTGGAACCCCTGCTCCCTGGGGTTACGGTGCACCGGGGTACCTGGAGGAACCGGTGGAAGAAAAGGAGTTGCTGAAGCATGACGTGGCGATGTTGGAGAAGCAATTGAAGAAGATGCGGGCGCGTTTAAAGGAGTTGGAAGAGCAACAACAAGAAGACGAAGAGTAG
- a CDS encoding extracellular solute-binding protein → MKHRVLSLSFALILVLVFTGLLNAGPIEIEFANPFRFEKQELLEALIAEFNASQEEIRVINLPMGPSTDYDQKLITLFVAGMAPHVVWGTPQTLANYIYMDAVVPVDQFLEQDPDVSKEDFLPALITELTMPDGRLVGIPFENSNVGLVYNIHPFGEVGAMTPAEYAAQDNWTWDTFIEVMRKVTRDIDGDGQFDQHGFLTEHYSYLWFTPLLWQNGGAYYAPDFSASLLDSPAAIEAAEFFAAQVHEYGFARRGPASITTGEVAMRSDLTLNIPAYQELGYIETAPLPEKVTKATVSTSKALGITRDDPAVMEAAWTFIKWLVADERFIEGWLIPAGYLPVTNSGVYYPVYQSYLASTPLLYPFIMQLPYARKTPILPSPDIATEGLDDILLELLLHSDVSPASRMRAIAEQTNAKIRAWRGQ, encoded by the coding sequence ATGAAACATCGGGTGTTGAGTTTAAGTTTTGCACTGATACTAGTTTTGGTTTTTACGGGGCTCTTGAACGCGGGGCCGATTGAGATCGAGTTCGCAAACCCATTCCGATTTGAAAAACAGGAATTACTGGAAGCCTTGATTGCGGAGTTTAACGCCAGTCAAGAGGAGATTAGAGTGATCAATTTGCCCATGGGGCCTTCTACGGACTATGATCAAAAGCTAATCACCCTGTTCGTCGCGGGGATGGCACCCCATGTGGTCTGGGGTACTCCCCAGACCTTGGCCAACTATATCTACATGGATGCGGTGGTGCCAGTTGATCAGTTCTTGGAGCAGGACCCGGATGTCTCCAAAGAGGACTTCCTACCAGCTTTGATTACGGAGTTGACGATGCCCGATGGAAGACTGGTGGGGATCCCCTTCGAAAACTCCAACGTGGGTCTTGTGTACAATATCCATCCCTTTGGAGAAGTGGGGGCGATGACCCCCGCTGAATATGCCGCCCAGGATAACTGGACTTGGGATACCTTCATCGAAGTGATGCGCAAGGTGACTAGGGACATCGACGGTGATGGTCAATTCGATCAACACGGGTTCTTGACGGAGCACTATTCCTACCTTTGGTTTACCCCGTTACTCTGGCAGAACGGTGGGGCCTACTATGCACCAGATTTTAGTGCTTCGCTCTTGGATAGCCCCGCAGCCATTGAAGCGGCAGAATTCTTTGCGGCCCAGGTCCACGAGTATGGCTTTGCCCGCCGGGGACCGGCCTCCATCACCACCGGGGAAGTGGCCATGCGGTCGGATCTGACCTTGAACATTCCCGCCTACCAGGAGCTGGGCTATATCGAGACGGCACCCCTGCCGGAAAAGGTGACCAAGGCCACCGTCTCTACTTCCAAGGCCCTAGGGATTACCCGGGATGACCCCGCGGTGATGGAAGCGGCCTGGACCTTCATTAAGTGGCTGGTGGCTGACGAAAGGTTCATCGAGGGCTGGCTGATCCCTGCTGGGTATCTGCCGGTGACCAATTCCGGTGTGTACTATCCGGTGTATCAGAGTTACCTGGCGTCTACTCCGCTGCTTTACCCCTTCATCATGCAGTTGCCCTATGCCCGTAAGACGCCGATCCTACCCTCACCGGACATCGCCACCGAAGGGCTAGACGACATCTTGCTGGAACTGCTTCTGCACAGCGATGTGTCGCCGGCCTCCAGAATGCGGGCCATTGCTGAACAGACCAATGCGAAGATTCGGGCTTGGCGCGGACAGTAA